From a single Lolium rigidum isolate FL_2022 chromosome 7, APGP_CSIRO_Lrig_0.1, whole genome shotgun sequence genomic region:
- the LOC124670666 gene encoding xyloglucan endotransglucosylase protein 7-like, whose protein sequence is MASSPCRAKHRCCGFLGIALAFFLAVEMAAAGICSEIELLWGADRTYCFMDGDTEVQAMSLDKSQGSTFKSNQMYLFARIDVDIKLVEGDSAGTVCTIYTISEEDWDNHDEIDFEFLGNSTGEPYTLHTNIFAGGKGGREMQFRLWFDAAADFHTYTIIWNPRRIIIQVDGKTIRSFDNNEDQGVPFPSWRQQRVYGSLWSAEDWATQGGRIKTDWSQSPFVSYYKNYNVTWCRPSPGVAWCGDEPADSTLFNLSQQDLIDLQWVRDNGCVIYDYCADTVRFNATTMPKECKLPRKP, encoded by the exons ATGGCGTCATCGCCTTGTAGAGCGAAGCACCGCTGCTGCGGCTTCCTAGGCATAGCCTTGGCCTTCTTccttgcggtggagatggcggcggcgggcATCTGCAGCGAGATCGAGCTCCTATGGGGCGCGGATCGGACCTACTGCTTCATGGACGGCGACACCGAGGTGCAGGCAATGTCCCTCGACAAATCCCAGGGCTCCACCTTCAAGTCCAACCAAATGTACCTCTTCGCACGCATCGACGTCGACATCAAACTCGTCGAGGGCGACTCCGCCGGCACAGTCTGCACCATCTAC ACCATCTCCGAGGAGGATTGGGACAACCACGACGAGATCGACTTCGAGTTCCTCGGCAACTCCACCGGCGAGCCTTACACGCTCCACACCAACATATTCGCCGGCGGCAAGGGCGGCCGGGAGATGCAGTTCAGGCTCTGGTTCGACGCCGCCGCAGACTTCCACACATACACCATCATCTGGAACCCCAGGCGCATCAT CATCCAGGTGGACGGGAAGACGATCCGGTCGTTCGACAACAACGAGGACCAGGGGGTGCCGTTCCCGTCGTGGCGGCAGCAGCGGGTGTACGGGAGCCTGTGGAGCGCCGAGGACTGGGCGACGCAGGGCGGGCGGATCAAGACGGACTGGTCGCAGTCGCCCTTCGTCTCCTACTACAAGAACTACAATGTCACCTGGTGCCGCCCCTCGCCCGGCGTGGCCTGGTGCGGCGACGAGCCCGCCGACTCCACCCTCTTCAACCTCAGCCAGCAGGACCTGATCGACCTGCAGTGGGTGCGCGACAACGGATGCGTCATCTACGACTACTGCGCCGATACCGTCAGGTTCAACGCCACCACCATGCCCAAGGAGTGCAAGCTACCCCGCAAACCCTGA
- the LOC124669162 gene encoding xyloglucan endotransglucosylase protein 7-like, translating into MSAAAMMIVAFFLAACPSLASAGGGFYENFEVVWGDDPHPEQRVNVIDDGRVVSLTLNNVSGSGFQSRDAFLFGEFTMAMKLVPGDSAGTVTTFYLTSKDPTAAGDGHDEIDFEFLGNVSGEPYLLQTNVFAQGVGNREQRSYLWFDPTQDFHNYTILWNPLNIIFSVDGTPVRVFRNHESLGLPYLSRQAMKVHATIWDGSAWATRGGRDKTDWAHAPFVASYRTYGTASACVSSPASDNGGAPTFCCPTNAVSGDDGGWMTRQLGPDGERAMASARDKYMVMDYCEDPWNMGRPAECDIDQLGSGGRAST; encoded by the exons atgtcggcggcggcgatgatgatcGTCGCGTTCTTTCTCGCGGCGTGCCCGAGCTtggcgagcgccggcggcggcttcTACGAGAACTTCGAGGTGGTGTGGGGCGACGACCCTCACCCTGAGCAGCGCGTCAATGTCATCGACGACGGGCGGGTGGTGTCGCTCACCCTCAACAACGTGTCCGGGTCCGGGTTCCAGTCCAGGGACGCCTTCCTCTTCGGCGAGTTCACCATGGCCATGAAGCTCGTGCCCGGCGACTCCGCCGGCACCGTCACCACCTTCTAC CTGACGTCCAAGGACCCGACGGCGGCGGGGGACGGCCACGACGAGATCGACTTCGAGTTCCTGGGCAACGTCAGCGGCGAGCCGTACCTGCTGCAGACCAACGTGTTCGCGCAGGGCGTGGGCAACAGGGAGCAGCGCTCATACCTCTGGTTCGACCCCACGCAGGACTTCCACAACTACACCATCCTCTGGAACCCTCTCAACATCAT CTTCTCGGTGGATGGCACGCCGGTGCGAGTGTTCCGCAACCACGAGTCGCTGGGCCTGCCCTACCTGAGCCGGCAGGCGATGAAGGTGCACGCGACCATCTGGGACGGCAGCGCCTGGGCCACGCGCGGCGGCCGGGACAAGACCGACTGGGCCCACGCGCCATTCGTCGCCTCCTACCGGACCTACGGCACCGCCAGCGCCTGCgtctcctcgccggcgagcgacaacggtggcgcgcccaccttctGCTGCCCGACCAACGCTGTGTCGGGAGACGACGGCGGGTGGATGACACGGCAGCTGGGGCCGGACGGCGAGCGCGCGATGGCGTCGGCGCGGGACAAGTACATGGTCATGGACTACTGCGAGGACCCCTGGAACATGGGCCGCCCCGCCGAGTGCGACATCGACCAGCTCGGCTCCGGCGGCCGTGCTAGCACATAA